From Streptomyces sp. NBC_00370, a single genomic window includes:
- a CDS encoding F0F1 ATP synthase subunit delta codes for MNGASRIALTEARERLDALTDSTSADAAKLADELASVTALLQREVSLRRVLTDPAQDGEAKADLAGRLLAGQVSGTVADLVSGMVRARWSQPRDLVDSIEELAATADLTAAQRAGALDDVEDELFRFGRIVQSSTGLRAALTDRSATVTAKGELLRTLLGGRANPVTERLVVRLVTAPRGRSLEAGLETLSRLAAERRDRLVAVVTSAVPLTDGQKQRLGAALASLYGHPMHLNLDVDPEVIGGISVRVGDEVIDGTVAERLSEAARQLGR; via the coding sequence ATGAACGGCGCGAGCCGTATCGCCCTGACCGAGGCACGCGAGCGCCTCGACGCGCTGACCGACTCCACGTCGGCCGACGCGGCGAAGCTCGCCGACGAGCTCGCCAGCGTCACGGCGCTGCTCCAGCGCGAGGTGTCGCTGCGCCGGGTCCTCACCGACCCGGCGCAGGACGGCGAGGCCAAGGCCGACCTCGCGGGCCGGCTGCTCGCGGGACAGGTCAGCGGCACCGTCGCCGACCTGGTCTCGGGCATGGTCCGCGCCCGCTGGTCGCAGCCCCGTGACCTGGTCGACTCGATCGAGGAGCTGGCGGCGACCGCCGACCTCACAGCGGCGCAGCGCGCCGGTGCGCTGGACGACGTCGAGGACGAACTGTTCCGGTTCGGCCGCATCGTCCAGTCCAGCACCGGACTGCGGGCGGCGCTGACCGACAGGTCGGCGACGGTCACGGCCAAGGGCGAGCTGCTGCGCACTCTGCTCGGCGGCCGGGCCAACCCCGTCACCGAGCGGCTCGTCGTGCGTCTCGTCACCGCGCCGCGTGGACGTAGCCTGGAAGCAGGTCTTGAGACGCTGTCCAGGCTCGCGGCCGAGCGCCGGGATCGTCTGGTCGCGGTCGTCACCTCGGCGGTGCCGCTCACCGACGGACAGAAGCAGCGTCTCGGCGCGGCCCTGGCCTCGCTGTACGGCCACCCGATGCATCTCAACCTGGACGTGGACCCCGAGGTCATCGGCGGAATCTCGGTCCGGGTCGGTGACGAGGTCATCGACGGCACGGTCGCCGAGCGGCTCAGCGAGGCGGCTCGGCAGCTCGGCCGCTGA